A single region of the Raphanus sativus cultivar WK10039 chromosome 1, ASM80110v3, whole genome shotgun sequence genome encodes:
- the LOC130512746 gene encoding uncharacterized protein LOC130512746 encodes MMRRQRDEESRAFHDLSALVLSLLRSPPMSISLPDQFPDSVHPIRPRYSSAATQISPSGFASLLLGISLALMLCGSVTFFIGFLLLPWVLALITVFYVAGIVSAISLAGRSVLFYVFTPPSSSRKEISDWKLL; translated from the exons atgaTGAGAAGACAACGAGATGAAGAGTCTAGGGCTTTCCACGACCTATCGGCTCTTGTCCTGAGTCTCCTCCGTTCTCCGCCTATGTCGATCTCTCTCCCCGATCAATTCCCCGATTCCGTTCATCCAATCCGGCCTCGTTATTCGTCGGCGGCGACGCAGATATCTCCGTCGGGATTCGCGTCGCTGCTTCTAGGGATATCCTTGGCTCTTATGCTGTGTGGATCCGTGACCTTCTTCATTGGTTTCCTCTTGTTGCCTTGGGTGCTTGCTCTGATCACCGTTTTCTACGTTGCTGGGATCGTTTCAGCCATTTCCTTGGCGGGGAGGTCGGTGCTCTTTTACGTCTTCACGCCACCTTCCTCCTCCAGGAAGGAGATTTCTG ATTGGAAGCTTTTGTGA
- the LOC130512745 gene encoding uncharacterized protein LOC130512745, giving the protein MESSEDVEVMSRAIEKLLDEKRKREAAGDSFIEDEDDQLLLTKLISQLESPNPFQKTLVTAKEEEESSPDSSPSKGKHQDERRLEESIEEIAKDIKEVKRQNKVTHILLSALIILTLTWQLSEYSMIYMMKERLTHPIRSIGGMFSGMFKGKLFPNKNRLQGTSNAQEENNLHNGNGTNNGVHIQVPEMLREFGFDDDDK; this is encoded by the exons ATGGAGTCGAGTGAGGACGTTGAGGTTATGAGCAGAGCCATCGAGAAACTTCTTGatgagaagaggaagagagaagctgCTGGTGACTCCTTCATCGAAGACGAGGACGACCAACTTCTCCTCACTAAGCTTATATCCCAG CTGGAATCACCAAACCCATTCCAAAAGACACTTGTGActgctaaagaagaagaagaatcatcgCCAGATTCTTCACCATCCAAAGGAAAACACCAGGACGAGAGACGATTGGAAGAGAGTATAGAAGAAATAGCTAAAGACATCAAGGAGGTGAAGAGGCAGAACAAAGTAACCCACATTCTCCTCTCGGCTTTGATCATCCTCACATTGACTTGGCAGCTCTCTGAGTACTCCATGATTTACATGATGAAAGAGAGATTAACCCACCCAATCAGATCCATTGGAGGTATGTTCTCTGGGATGTTCAAAGGTAAGTTATTTCCAAACAAGAACAGACTTCAAGGGACTTCCAATGCCCAGGAGGAAAACAACCTTCACAATGGGAATGGAACAAACAATGGAGTTCATATCCAAGTGCCCGAAATGTTGCGAGAATTTGGTTTCGACGATGATGACAAATGA
- the LOC108808452 gene encoding nuclear transport factor 2A translates to MDPDAVSKAFVEHYYTTFDSNRAGLVSLYQEGSMLTFEGQKIQGSQNIVAKLTSLPFQQCKHNITTVDCQPSGPAAGMLVFVSGNLQLAGEQHALKFSQMFHLVSNQGNYYVFNDIFRLNYA, encoded by the exons atggaTCCAGACGCAGTATCCAAGGCTTTCGTGGAGCACTACTACACCACCTTCGATTCGAATCGCGCAGGGTTGGTCTCTCTCTACCAGGAAGGATCCATGTTGACCTTCGAAGGCCAGAAGATCCAGGGCTCTCAGAACATCGTCGCCAAGCTCACCAGCCTTCCTTTCCAGCAGTGCAAGCACAACATCACCACCGTCGATTGCCAGCCCTCTGGTCCCGCCGCCGGAATGCTCGTCTTTGTCTCCGGCAATCTCCAACTCGCTGGCGAACAGCACGCCCTCAAGTTCAGCCAG ATGTTCCATTTGGTCTCGAATCAGGGAAACTACTACGTGTTCAACGACATATTCAGGTTGAACTATGCCTGA
- the LOC108808461 gene encoding uncharacterized protein LOC108808461, with protein sequence MTTSKRLADRKIERFDKNITKRGFVPETTTKKGKDYPVGPILLGFFVFVVIGSSLFQIIRTATSKGMA encoded by the exons ATG ACAACTTCAAAGAGACTTGCAGACAGGAAGATTGAGAGGTTTGACAAGAACATTACTAAAAGAGGTTTTGTTCCTGAGACCACCACCAAGAAGGGCAAGGATTACCCTGTCGGACCCATTCTCCTCGGCTTCTTTGTCTTCGTCGTCATTGGTTCAT CTCTCTTCCAGATCATCAGGACCGCAACAAGCAAAGGCATGGCATAA
- the LOC108809705 gene encoding F-box only protein 6, whose amino-acid sequence MEEELAMLKQFIGQLQELLHNGSHPSSPPSSSSSSSSFIVLHNPHYQQQNRWCLPFTEETSADDSCDILMAPGKRPEGRIFNMLETVKQPVKRSRKDKKNRGKSSSTQGGDDDDGITGNMDQEIWQEFPHDLFESLVSRLPIPKFFQFRAVCRKWNALIDSDSFSRYCTDLPQTVPWFYTITHENVNSGQVYDPSSKKWHHPIIPSLPKKTIVLPMASAGGLVCFLDIGHRNFYVSNPLTKSFRELPARSFKVWSRVAVGMTLNGNSTGDGYKVLWVGCEGEYEVYDSLSNVWTKRGTIPSTIKLPVLLNFKSQPVAVQSTLYFMLTDPEGILSYDTVSGKWKQHVIPGPPDLSDHTLAECGERLMLVGLLTKNAATCVCIWELQKMTLLWKEVDRMPNIWCLEFYGKHIRMNCLGNKGCLMMLSLRSRQMNRLITYNAVTKEWTKVPGCTVPRGRKRLWIACGTAFHPSPTARA is encoded by the exons ATGGAAGAAGAGCTTGCCATGCTCAAACAGTTCATCGGCCAGCTTCAAGAGCTCTTGCACAACGGCTCTCATCCTTCTTCacctccctcctcctcctcttcttcttcttcctttatAGTTCTACACAACCCTCACTATCAGCAGCAGAACCG ATGGTGTTTACCCTTTACTGAGGAAACTTCTGCTGATGATTCTTGTGATATTCTAATGGCTCCTGGTAAGAGGCCTGAGGGAAGAATCTTCAACATGCTAGAGACTGTCAAGCAACCTGTCAAACGATCtcgtaaagacaagaagaatcGAGGAAAATCATCATCCACTCAAggaggagatgatgatgatggcatTACTGGAAACATGGATCAAGAAATCTGGCAGGAGTTTCCTCACGATCTCTTTGAATCTCTCGTCTCCAGACTCCCCATCCCCAAGTTCTTCCAGTTCCGTGCTGTTTGTCGTAAATGGAACGCTCTCATTGATTCAGACAGCTTCTCCCGCTACTGCACCGACCTCCCCCAGACCGTCCCATGGTTCTACACCATAACCCACGAGAATGTCAACTCGGGGCAAGTGTACGATCCTTCCTCCAAGAAATGGCACCATCCCATCATCCCTTCACTGCCCAAGAAGACTATCGTTTTGCCTATGGCTTCCGCGGGAGGCCTGGTGTGCTTCCTCGACATTGGCCACCGGAACTTCTACGTGAGCAACCCTCTGACCAAGTCCTTCAGAGAGTTGCCAGCTAGGTCGTTCAAGGTGTGGTCTCGCGTTGCGGTGGGAATGactctcaacggaaactccacCGGTGATGGATATAAGGTCTTGTGGGTTGGATGCGAAGGAGAGTACGAAGTCTATGATTCATTGAGCAACGTGTGGACCAAACGAGGGACCATCCCGTCCACCATAAAGCTTCCCGTACTGCTCAACTTCAAGTCACAGCCAGTGGCTGTCCAAAGCACGCTCTACTTCATGTTAACTGACCCGGAAGGGATACTGTCCTACGACACGGTCTCAGGGAAATGGAAGCAGCACGTCATCCCTGGTCCGCCGGACCTGAGCGACCACACGCTGGCGGAGTGCGGAGAGAGGCTGATGCTGGTGGGTCTTCTGACTAAGAACGCTGCCACGTGCGTATGCATATGGGAGCTGCAGAAGATGACGTTGTTGTGGAAGGAGGTTGACAGAATGCCAAACATATGGTGCTTGGAGTTTTACGGAAAGCACATAAGGATGAATTGTCTAGGCAACAAAGGTTGTCTGATGATGTTGTCCCTGAGGTCCAGACAGATGAACCGTCTGATTACCTACAATGCGGTTACTAAGGAGTGGACCAAGGTCCCTGGGTGTACCGTTCCTCGTGGGAGAAAGAGGCTTTGGATCGCTTGCGGAACAGCGTTCCATCCCTCCCCTACGGCTAGGGCTTGA
- the LOC108809715 gene encoding uncharacterized protein LOC108809715 produces the protein MTTSKRLADRKIEKFDKNITKRGFVPETTTKKGKDYPVGPILLGFFVFVVIGSSLFQIIRTATSKGMA, from the exons ATG ACAACTTCGAAGAGGCTTGCAGACAGGAAGATTGAGAAGTTTGACAAGAACATTACTAAAAGAGGTTTTGTTCCTGAGACCACCACCAAGAAGGGCAAGGATTACCCTGTCGGTCCCATCCTCCTCGGCTTCTTTGTCTTCGTCGTCATCGGTTCTT CTCTCTTCCAGATCATCAGGACCGCAACAAGCAAAGGCATGGCATAA
- the LOC130496938 gene encoding uncharacterized protein LOC130496938: MIHVYGSCGVWELVVPSGWSFSVDAKIGGRLHGFQLSSSIEEFQKIVIEDFCLKVTDADLELSYLPIGLINSSECPPVIIANSSQVQNFLGFCKKHPSTQLCVTYKAKQDNEKKKGKMKQGQVDGDDYDADKHNKKKKGKMKQEEKEDLFLNKTVLKARFELCAMKHNFHYTVTKSNKSVWCIRCADKVCYWGARAECLKGSTYFIINKYVGEHSCAPSNKSSGGKTASAKTIGSLIMHKYEGVKEGPKAKDIVQIMRHDYGCEISDSLAWDSREYAINAVRGIPDESYGKIPKYLHMLEEANPGTHSSYETDVNGRFKYLFIAFGQSIRGFTNVMRRVIVIDGTFLKSKFKGVLLVATALDGNSNLYPIAFGIVDSENHQSWEWFMRQLKVVVADGNGLAFISDRQGSIAKAVENVYPLAAHGICIHHLLNNVSSNRNLSNGSRCEKWARCQFIGFRYDIRTNNPAESINSALRSPREFPVIPLLDSIREMLTRWFFKRKKKISKHKHPLTIDVEEKIERRIEKGKTFVVYPITDSQMLVKGDIIDCFVDLDKRACSCGKFNLLKIPCRHAIKAGYSVGREAHTLTDFMYTTGAWREAYQESINPITVPEDSWSVPENVENSEVLPPETRRALGRKRKSRYETVEDKIRSSQGSQGSKTRKCSRCSGSGHNRATCKMPI, encoded by the exons ATGATTCATGTCTATGGTTCATGTGGTGTTTGGGAATTGGTTGTACCTTCAGGTTGGAGTTTTTCTGTTGATGCAAAGATAGGAGGAAGATTACATGGTTTCCAATTGAGCTCCTCTATTGAAGAGTTTCAGAAAATTGTAATTGAGGATTTTTGTTTAAAGGTAACGGATGCAGATTTGGAATTGAGTTATCTACCTATTGGATTGATCAATTCATCAGAATGTCCACCAGTGATCATTGCAAACTCAAGCCAAGTTCAAAACTTTCTAGGGTTTTGTAAGAAGCATCCGTCAACTCAATTGTGTGTTACGTATAAAGCCAAGCAAGataatgagaagaagaaagggaagATGAAGCAAGGTCAGGTTGATGGAGATGATTATGATGCTGACAAGcataacaagaaaaagaaaggaaagATGAAGCAAGAGGAG AAAGAAGATCTTTTCCTCAACAAAACAGTGTTAAAGGCAAGGTTTGAGTTATGTGCAATGAAGCATAACTTTCACTACACAGTTACCAAATCCAATAAATCAGTTTGGTGTATTAGATGTGCTGATAAGGTGTGCTATTGGGGTGCCCGAGCAGAGTGTTTGAAGGGctctacatattttattattaataagtaTGTCGGTGAACATTCATGCGCACCTTCAAACAAATCCAGTGGCGGTAAGACAGCTTCAGCGAAAACAATAGGCAGTCTCATCATGCATAAGTACGAAGGTGTCAAAGAAGGACCTAAAGCAAAAGATATTGTTCAGATTATGCGTCATGATTATGGATGTGAGATCTCTGATTCTTTAGCATGGGATTCCCGTGAATATGCAATCAATGCCGTCAGAGGTATTCCAGACGAAAGTTATggaaaaataccaaaatacttgcaCATGCTGGAAGAGGCCAATCCAGGTACCCATTCCTCTTACGAGACTGACGTCAATGGAAgatttaaatatctatttatagcGTTTGGTCAATCGATTAGAGGCTTCACCAATGTCATGAGACGTGTCATTGTTATAGATGGAACATTCTTGAAGAGTAAATTTAAAGGGGTGCTACTGGTTGCAACTGCTTTAGATGGAAATTCAAATTTGTATCCTATTGCATTCGGGATAGTAGACTCTGAGAATCATCAGTCTTGGGAATGGTTTATGAGACAATTAAAAGTGGTTGTTGCTGATGGTAATGGCTTGGCTTTTATTTCGGATAGACAAGGGTCTATAGCGAAGGCAGTTGAGAATGTGTATCCTCTAGCGGCACATGGTATTTGTATTCATCATTTGTTGAATAATGTG TCCAGCAATAGGAACCTATCTAATGGAAGCAGATGTGAAAAATGGGCTAGATGTCAATTTATTGGATTCAGGTATGACATTAGGACAAACAACCCTGCTGAGTCTATAAATTCTGCTTTGCGTTCGCCAAGAGAGTTTCCTGTTATTCCTTTGTTGGACAGTATTAGAGAAATGCTGACACGGTGGTTTTTTAAGCGTAAGAAAAAGATTTCAAAACATAAGCATCCTTTGACCATAGATGTAGAGGAAAAGATTGAAAGGAGAATCGAGAAGGGAAAAACTTTCGTAGTTTACCCTATAACAGATAGTCAGATGCTTGTGAAAGGCGATATAATTGATTGCTTTGTTGATTTGGATAAACGGGCTTGTTCTTGTGGGAAGTTCAACCTCTTGAAGATTCCTTGTAGACACGCAATAAAAGCCGGTTATTCTGTTGGCAGAGAAGCACACACTTTGACTGATTTTATGTACACCACGGGAGCTTGGAGAGAAGCTTATCAGGAAAGCATTAATCCTATTACTGTGCCTGAAGACTCTTGGTCCGTCCCAGAAAATGTGGAAAACTCAGAAGTGCTACCGCCTGAAACAAGAAGGGCTcttggaagaaaaagaaaaagcagaTATGAAACCGTTGAAGACAAAATTCGATCATCACAAGGATCACAGGGAAGTAAGACTCGCAAGTGCAGTAGATGCTCTGGTAGTGGCCACAACAGAGCAACTTGCAAGATGCCAATATAG
- the LOC108811182 gene encoding squamosa promoter-binding-like protein 11 isoform X1 has protein sequence MEKAPTQEENNIYSFSSLFLLLVSVCETLKNLLLINNSVSVWCLIFTKDLLLFVVKVSPHLLAMDCNLRSPLVWDWENLIISNPSKTEHDKKQLTNTTASEWEIESLFPCFDGLQRVSNDSTTTTSFWHNTAVSKSSESISANSASSSPITRQTKPASESSPCSNIDFVQVKTSSAALEVPAESSDLCLKLGKPTYSGRDSNDVSTKLLAPCRKKSKSCGQSSSMQVPRCQVDGCELDLSSAKDYHRKHRVCETHSKCPKVTVSGVERRFCQQCSRLHAVSEFDGKKRSCRKRLSHHNARRRKSQGVFPLNPERVVYDQKFAWGTTYDTKPTQMETGFTLSFQRGNGSEEEQLFASTNHPLSAYQTSAGKNKFHLDVGEYSGVLHQSHRAFSLLSTSSAPLVHPHAQPLSLLFSFDGLPK, from the exons ATGGAGAAAGCACCCACCCAAGAAGAAAATAACATTTACTCTTTCTCTTCCCTCTTCCTTTTGCTGGTCTCTGTGTGTGAAACATTGAAAAATCTTTTGCTTATCAACAACAGTGTGAGTGTGTGGTGCTTGATATTCACAAAG GATTTGTTGTTATTTGTGGTTAAGGTCTCTCCACATCTTCTTGCTATGGACTGTAACTTGAGATCTCCGTTGGTGTGGGACTGGGAGAATCTGATCATCTCCAATCCTTCAAAGACTGAACATGACAAAAAGCAGCTTACTAATACTACTGCTAGTGAGTGGGAAATTGAATCTTTATTTCCCTGTTTCGATGGCCTCCAGAGAGTTAGTAATGActctaccaccaccaccagtttCTGGCACAACACTGCTGTATCAAAAAGCTCAGAGTCGATCTCTGCCAACTCAGCATCTTCATCTCCCATTACCAGACAAACCAAGCCTGCATCAGAAAGTTCCCCTTGCAGCAACATAGATTTTGTCCAGGTGAAGACATCCTCCGCTGCTCTCGAGGTACCTGCTGAATCATCAGACCTTTGTTTAAAACTTGGAAAGCCGACATACTCTGGTAGAGACAGTAATGACGTTTCTACCAAGCTGTTGGCTCCTTGTCGAAAGAAATCAAAATCGTGTGGTCAGAGCAGCAGCATGCAAGTCCCTCGTTGCCAAGTTGATGGATGTGAACTTGATCTCTCATCTGCTAAGGATTATCATCGCAAGCATAGAGTCTGCGAAACCCATTCAAAGTGCCCCAAAGTTACTGTGAGTGGCGTGGAACGTCGGTTCTGCCAACAGTGTAGCAG GTTACATGCCGTCTCTGAGTTTGATGGGAAGAAACGAAGCTGCCGCAAACGTCTTTCTCATCATAATGCTAGGCGTCGCAAGTCACAAGGAGTTTTTCCATTGAATCCAGAGAGGGTCGTGTATG ATCAAAAGTTTGCATGGGGTACCACTTATGATACAAAGCCTACACAGATGGAAACTGGCTTTACCCTGAGCTTCCAGAGAGGCAATGGCTCTGAGGAGGAGCAGTTGTTTGCTAGTACCAATCACCCTTTATCTGCGTATCAAACCTCAGCAGGGAAGAACAAGTTTCATCTTG ATGTGGGAGAATACTCAGGAGTGCTCCATCAATCTCACCGTGCTTTCTCTCTTCTGTCAACTTCTTCTGCTCCCCTGGTTCACCCACATGCACAGCCACTCTCTTTACTTTTTTCATTTGATGGTTTACCAAAATAG
- the LOC108811182 gene encoding squamosa promoter-binding-like protein 11 isoform X2 — protein MEKAPTQEENNIYSFSSLFLLLVSVCETLKNLLLINNSDLLLFVVKVSPHLLAMDCNLRSPLVWDWENLIISNPSKTEHDKKQLTNTTASEWEIESLFPCFDGLQRVSNDSTTTTSFWHNTAVSKSSESISANSASSSPITRQTKPASESSPCSNIDFVQVKTSSAALEVPAESSDLCLKLGKPTYSGRDSNDVSTKLLAPCRKKSKSCGQSSSMQVPRCQVDGCELDLSSAKDYHRKHRVCETHSKCPKVTVSGVERRFCQQCSRLHAVSEFDGKKRSCRKRLSHHNARRRKSQGVFPLNPERVVYDQKFAWGTTYDTKPTQMETGFTLSFQRGNGSEEEQLFASTNHPLSAYQTSAGKNKFHLDVGEYSGVLHQSHRAFSLLSTSSAPLVHPHAQPLSLLFSFDGLPK, from the exons ATGGAGAAAGCACCCACCCAAGAAGAAAATAACATTTACTCTTTCTCTTCCCTCTTCCTTTTGCTGGTCTCTGTGTGTGAAACATTGAAAAATCTTTTGCTTATCAACAACAGT GATTTGTTGTTATTTGTGGTTAAGGTCTCTCCACATCTTCTTGCTATGGACTGTAACTTGAGATCTCCGTTGGTGTGGGACTGGGAGAATCTGATCATCTCCAATCCTTCAAAGACTGAACATGACAAAAAGCAGCTTACTAATACTACTGCTAGTGAGTGGGAAATTGAATCTTTATTTCCCTGTTTCGATGGCCTCCAGAGAGTTAGTAATGActctaccaccaccaccagtttCTGGCACAACACTGCTGTATCAAAAAGCTCAGAGTCGATCTCTGCCAACTCAGCATCTTCATCTCCCATTACCAGACAAACCAAGCCTGCATCAGAAAGTTCCCCTTGCAGCAACATAGATTTTGTCCAGGTGAAGACATCCTCCGCTGCTCTCGAGGTACCTGCTGAATCATCAGACCTTTGTTTAAAACTTGGAAAGCCGACATACTCTGGTAGAGACAGTAATGACGTTTCTACCAAGCTGTTGGCTCCTTGTCGAAAGAAATCAAAATCGTGTGGTCAGAGCAGCAGCATGCAAGTCCCTCGTTGCCAAGTTGATGGATGTGAACTTGATCTCTCATCTGCTAAGGATTATCATCGCAAGCATAGAGTCTGCGAAACCCATTCAAAGTGCCCCAAAGTTACTGTGAGTGGCGTGGAACGTCGGTTCTGCCAACAGTGTAGCAG GTTACATGCCGTCTCTGAGTTTGATGGGAAGAAACGAAGCTGCCGCAAACGTCTTTCTCATCATAATGCTAGGCGTCGCAAGTCACAAGGAGTTTTTCCATTGAATCCAGAGAGGGTCGTGTATG ATCAAAAGTTTGCATGGGGTACCACTTATGATACAAAGCCTACACAGATGGAAACTGGCTTTACCCTGAGCTTCCAGAGAGGCAATGGCTCTGAGGAGGAGCAGTTGTTTGCTAGTACCAATCACCCTTTATCTGCGTATCAAACCTCAGCAGGGAAGAACAAGTTTCATCTTG ATGTGGGAGAATACTCAGGAGTGCTCCATCAATCTCACCGTGCTTTCTCTCTTCTGTCAACTTCTTCTGCTCCCCTGGTTCACCCACATGCACAGCCACTCTCTTTACTTTTTTCATTTGATGGTTTACCAAAATAG
- the LOC108811182 gene encoding squamosa promoter-binding-like protein 11 isoform X3 → MDCNLRSPLVWDWENLIISNPSKTEHDKKQLTNTTASEWEIESLFPCFDGLQRVSNDSTTTTSFWHNTAVSKSSESISANSASSSPITRQTKPASESSPCSNIDFVQVKTSSAALEVPAESSDLCLKLGKPTYSGRDSNDVSTKLLAPCRKKSKSCGQSSSMQVPRCQVDGCELDLSSAKDYHRKHRVCETHSKCPKVTVSGVERRFCQQCSRLHAVSEFDGKKRSCRKRLSHHNARRRKSQGVFPLNPERVVYDQKFAWGTTYDTKPTQMETGFTLSFQRGNGSEEEQLFASTNHPLSAYQTSAGKNKFHLDVGEYSGVLHQSHRAFSLLSTSSAPLVHPHAQPLSLLFSFDGLPK, encoded by the exons ATGGACTGTAACTTGAGATCTCCGTTGGTGTGGGACTGGGAGAATCTGATCATCTCCAATCCTTCAAAGACTGAACATGACAAAAAGCAGCTTACTAATACTACTGCTAGTGAGTGGGAAATTGAATCTTTATTTCCCTGTTTCGATGGCCTCCAGAGAGTTAGTAATGActctaccaccaccaccagtttCTGGCACAACACTGCTGTATCAAAAAGCTCAGAGTCGATCTCTGCCAACTCAGCATCTTCATCTCCCATTACCAGACAAACCAAGCCTGCATCAGAAAGTTCCCCTTGCAGCAACATAGATTTTGTCCAGGTGAAGACATCCTCCGCTGCTCTCGAGGTACCTGCTGAATCATCAGACCTTTGTTTAAAACTTGGAAAGCCGACATACTCTGGTAGAGACAGTAATGACGTTTCTACCAAGCTGTTGGCTCCTTGTCGAAAGAAATCAAAATCGTGTGGTCAGAGCAGCAGCATGCAAGTCCCTCGTTGCCAAGTTGATGGATGTGAACTTGATCTCTCATCTGCTAAGGATTATCATCGCAAGCATAGAGTCTGCGAAACCCATTCAAAGTGCCCCAAAGTTACTGTGAGTGGCGTGGAACGTCGGTTCTGCCAACAGTGTAGCAG GTTACATGCCGTCTCTGAGTTTGATGGGAAGAAACGAAGCTGCCGCAAACGTCTTTCTCATCATAATGCTAGGCGTCGCAAGTCACAAGGAGTTTTTCCATTGAATCCAGAGAGGGTCGTGTATG ATCAAAAGTTTGCATGGGGTACCACTTATGATACAAAGCCTACACAGATGGAAACTGGCTTTACCCTGAGCTTCCAGAGAGGCAATGGCTCTGAGGAGGAGCAGTTGTTTGCTAGTACCAATCACCCTTTATCTGCGTATCAAACCTCAGCAGGGAAGAACAAGTTTCATCTTG ATGTGGGAGAATACTCAGGAGTGCTCCATCAATCTCACCGTGCTTTCTCTCTTCTGTCAACTTCTTCTGCTCCCCTGGTTCACCCACATGCACAGCCACTCTCTTTACTTTTTTCATTTGATGGTTTACCAAAATAG